In Cyanobacteria bacterium FACHB-DQ100, one DNA window encodes the following:
- a CDS encoding fasciclin domain-containing protein, with protein MADIVDIAVGAGSFNTLVTAVKAANLVDALKSPGPFTVFAPNDDAFAKLPPGTIQTLVQNIPQLSRILTFHVASGKYMKADLEKLGSVTSLEGSPIPFHFEDGFEVKNATVLAADIEADNGVIHVIDTVILMG; from the coding sequence ATGGCAGATATTGTTGATATTGCAGTTGGCGCTGGCTCATTTAACACCCTTGTAACCGCAGTAAAGGCGGCAAACTTGGTGGATGCGCTCAAGAGTCCAGGGCCTTTTACCGTATTCGCGCCGAATGACGATGCCTTTGCAAAGCTTCCACCCGGAACGATTCAAACGCTGGTTCAAAATATTCCGCAACTGTCCCGAATCCTGACGTTTCACGTTGCTTCAGGGAAGTACATGAAAGCAGACTTGGAGAAATTAGGCTCGGTGACTTCACTTGAAGGATCACCCATTCCATTTCACTTCGAGGATGGATTTGAGGTAAAGAATGCAACGGTTCTAGCGGCTGACATCGAAGCAGATAACGGGGTCATTCACGTGATTGATACCGTTATTTTGATGGGATAA
- a CDS encoding stage II sporulation protein M, with translation MNVKRWIARREPNWKRLDELLTRIEKRGLRSLSTEEIKALASLYRSVSADLARARTHQTLVGHTIVQDLQRLTSRGYSQVYQGSRKQEWKSAIDFYKWGLPEVIQQTIAYTAIATGLFLLGGLIAWWFSWRDPQFLALVVPDHLIRTVRDEGKLWMGSILGSEPTAASQIMTNNLGVTFKAVAGGMTIGVFTMFILFMNGLLIGGVGTLVAQNNLAFPFWAFVFPHGSLELPAIFFSGGAGLLIARGILLPGQYRRIDAIKVYGLKAAQLMFGVIPLLIVAGVIEGFFSPSPIVPDPLKYLVGIGLFIALVRYCSRRRSTQSA, from the coding sequence ATGAATGTAAAACGCTGGATTGCTCGACGCGAGCCAAACTGGAAACGGCTAGACGAATTGCTAACGCGCATTGAAAAACGCGGACTACGATCGCTCTCAACCGAAGAGATCAAAGCGCTTGCAAGTCTATATCGATCGGTTTCAGCTGATCTTGCTAGAGCGCGGACTCATCAAACGCTGGTTGGTCATACGATCGTGCAAGATCTCCAGCGTTTGACTTCTCGCGGGTATAGCCAGGTGTATCAGGGATCGCGCAAACAAGAGTGGAAAAGTGCGATCGATTTTTACAAATGGGGCTTACCGGAAGTCATACAGCAAACGATCGCGTATACGGCGATCGCAACCGGATTGTTTCTCTTGGGTGGATTAATTGCGTGGTGGTTTTCGTGGCGCGACCCGCAATTTCTTGCATTGGTCGTGCCTGATCATCTGATTCGGACAGTCCGCGACGAAGGCAAACTCTGGATGGGTTCGATTTTAGGTAGTGAACCGACCGCAGCCAGCCAGATTATGACGAATAATTTGGGCGTGACGTTCAAAGCGGTTGCTGGAGGGATGACGATCGGGGTTTTTACGATGTTTATCCTGTTTATGAATGGCTTGCTAATCGGTGGCGTAGGAACACTGGTGGCTCAGAACAATCTCGCGTTTCCATTTTGGGCATTTGTTTTTCCGCATGGATCGCTAGAACTTCCAGCCATCTTCTTCTCTGGGGGCGCAGGATTACTAATTGCACGCGGCATTCTGCTTCCAGGACAATACCGCCGTATTGATGCCATTAAAGTCTATGGCTTGAAAGCCGCACAGTTAATGTTTGGTGTAATTCCACTGTTGATCGTAGCGGGGGTAATTGAAGGTTTTTTCTCACCGAGTCCAATTGTTCCTGATCCATTAAAGTATCTGGTTGGAATCGGCTTATTTATTGCCCTTGTGCGCTATTGCAGCCGCAGACGATCGACCCAATCCGCCTGA
- a CDS encoding NADH-quinone oxidoreductase subunit M — protein sequence MLSPLIWLPLIGALVIGLIPKLSAKQAKLGAIAVSGAVLVWTIVLMLNFDLSQPGMQMQEYHTWIPTLGISYSLAIDGLSLPLVALGSLITIVVASNSEVGLKPGEALQRPQLFYSLLLIVHSGVAGAFLAQNLLLFFLFYEVELVPFYLLILIWGGQKREYAAMKFLIYTAISGILILAAFLGIAWLGHSASFDYSEINTAVLPQKAQLILLTLLLIGFGIKTPLVPLHTWLPDAYVEASTPVAILLGGILAKLGTYGLVRFALGMFPETWKLISPGLSIIAAVSILYGALSALAQHDIKRMVAFSSIAHMGYVLLGAAALTPLAMVGAVSQMIAHGLILALLFYLVGLVESKTGTRDRDILNGLLNPIRGLPLTSALLILAAMASAGIPGLAGFVAEFLVFQGSFSTFPVQTLVAILGTGLTAVYFVILLNRTCFGKLDNYTAYYPKVKFTEYVPALVLTALIFWLGIQPTWLVRWSEQTTKALVTAAVPQVEQVAFNSVDRS from the coding sequence ATGCTGAGTCCGTTGATTTGGCTACCGCTGATTGGTGCGTTAGTCATTGGGTTAATTCCTAAACTGTCTGCAAAACAAGCAAAATTGGGTGCGATCGCGGTTTCCGGTGCCGTTCTAGTTTGGACGATCGTGCTGATGCTCAACTTCGATTTGAGCCAGCCCGGGATGCAAATGCAGGAGTACCACACCTGGATTCCAACTTTGGGAATTAGCTATAGTTTGGCGATCGATGGATTGTCTCTGCCGCTCGTGGCGTTGGGCAGTTTGATCACGATCGTGGTAGCTTCCAACAGCGAAGTTGGACTAAAACCCGGAGAAGCTTTACAGCGTCCGCAGCTGTTTTACTCTCTCCTTTTGATTGTGCATTCGGGGGTGGCGGGTGCGTTTCTGGCGCAAAACTTGCTGTTGTTTTTCTTATTCTATGAAGTCGAACTCGTTCCGTTCTATCTGCTGATTCTGATTTGGGGCGGACAGAAGCGCGAATATGCTGCGATGAAGTTCCTGATTTACACAGCGATTTCAGGCATTTTGATTTTAGCAGCATTTCTAGGCATCGCTTGGTTAGGTCATTCTGCAAGCTTTGACTACAGCGAGATCAACACAGCGGTTCTGCCTCAAAAAGCTCAGTTAATTTTGTTGACTCTTTTACTGATTGGATTTGGGATCAAAACTCCGCTGGTTCCACTGCACACTTGGTTGCCTGATGCTTATGTTGAAGCTTCGACCCCGGTTGCTATCTTGCTCGGTGGAATCTTAGCGAAGCTTGGAACCTATGGGCTAGTTCGATTCGCGCTAGGAATGTTCCCAGAAACGTGGAAGCTAATTTCACCTGGACTTTCCATCATTGCGGCCGTTTCAATTCTCTACGGTGCATTGTCGGCGCTGGCACAGCATGACATTAAGCGGATGGTAGCATTTAGCTCAATCGCTCACATGGGCTATGTATTGCTCGGAGCGGCGGCACTGACACCGCTGGCAATGGTCGGTGCAGTATCTCAAATGATTGCACATGGTTTGATTCTGGCGCTGCTGTTCTATCTCGTGGGCTTGGTCGAATCGAAGACGGGAACCCGCGATCGCGACATTCTCAACGGGTTACTCAATCCCATTCGAGGATTACCCCTCACCAGCGCCTTGCTCATTCTTGCTGCAATGGCGAGTGCTGGAATTCCGGGACTTGCTGGATTTGTAGCTGAGTTTCTTGTATTCCAGGGTAGCTTCTCAACCTTCCCGGTGCAGACCTTAGTAGCAATCCTTGGAACGGGGTTAACTGCGGTTTATTTCGTCATCCTGCTGAATCGGACTTGTTTCGGAAAGCTCGACAACTACACCGCCTACTATCCCAAAGTCAAATTTACTGAGTACGTTCCAGCACTCGTTCTGACGGCGTTGATTTTCTGGCTCGGTATCCAGCCGACTTGGTTAGTGCGCTGGAGTGAGCAAACAACGAAAGCACTCGTTACAGCCGCAGTCCCTCAAGTTGAGCAGGTTGCATTTAATTCTGTCGATCGTTCTTAA
- a CDS encoding LysR family transcriptional regulator, whose protein sequence is MQNATLHQLKVFEAVARHSSFTRAAEELFLTQPTVSMQVKQLSKTVGLPLFEQVGKRLYLTAAGKELYSTCRDVFERLEQFQIAIADLKGLKQGTLRLAVVTTAKYVIPRILGPFCQRYPGIDVSLTVTNHQYVLDSLADNRDDLYILSQLPDDSEAHCEPFMENPLVVLAPRNHPLTKEKDIPLSRISEEPFIMREPGSGTRKAVQKLFDAQGLPMKVKLDLGSNEAIKQAIAGGMGLSVLSKHTLALEGVNNQLAILDVEGFPIERYWYVVHPSGKQLSAIAKAFYDYLMNEGKRVAEETSVLGVLEKEKVEV, encoded by the coding sequence TTGCAGAATGCTACATTGCACCAGTTAAAGGTTTTTGAAGCGGTTGCCCGCCATAGCAGTTTTACCCGCGCTGCTGAAGAACTATTTTTGACTCAGCCCACGGTTTCGATGCAGGTAAAACAGCTATCGAAAACAGTTGGTTTGCCCTTGTTCGAGCAGGTCGGCAAACGCTTGTATTTGACAGCAGCCGGAAAAGAACTTTATTCGACCTGTCGCGATGTATTTGAGCGTTTAGAGCAGTTTCAGATTGCGATCGCCGATCTCAAAGGCCTTAAACAAGGAACGCTTCGCCTTGCTGTAGTTACAACCGCGAAATATGTGATTCCGCGTATTTTAGGTCCGTTCTGCCAGCGCTACCCCGGAATTGATGTTTCGCTGACGGTGACGAATCATCAGTACGTCCTTGATAGCTTGGCGGATAACCGGGATGATTTGTACATTCTCAGTCAGCTTCCGGACGATTCAGAGGCGCACTGTGAACCCTTCATGGAAAATCCGCTGGTTGTGCTTGCGCCGAGAAACCATCCGCTCACTAAAGAGAAGGATATCCCACTGTCTCGGATTTCTGAGGAGCCGTTTATTATGCGGGAACCAGGGTCTGGAACGCGCAAAGCTGTTCAAAAGCTGTTTGATGCTCAAGGTCTGCCGATGAAAGTCAAATTAGACTTAGGCAGCAATGAAGCGATTAAACAAGCGATCGCAGGCGGGATGGGTTTATCGGTGTTGTCGAAGCATACGTTAGCGCTGGAAGGAGTCAACAACCAGCTTGCCATTTTGGATGTTGAAGGCTTCCCGATCGAGCGGTATTGGTATGTGGTGCATCCTTCTGGCAAACAGCTTTCTGCGATCGCGAAGGCGTTTTACGATTACCTGATGAACGAGGGCAAGCGAGTGGCCGAAGAGACTTCTGTTTTAGGCGTGTTGGAAAAGGAAAAAGTAGAGGTGTAG
- a CDS encoding TIGR00730 family Rossman fold protein, giving the protein MRSICVFCGSSMGQNPDYEKAAVELGTAIGDRGINLVYGGSHLGLMGAVADAALAAGGEVFGIIPGFLASKELAHQRLTRLETVESMHDRKARMVELSDAFIALPGGYGTLEEFCEVLTWAQLGLHQKPQGLLNVAGYYNSLLQFFDQAVAEKLVRSIHRALVIEATEPGVLLDRLSAYQPQTVDKWIKQEEV; this is encoded by the coding sequence GTGCGATCGATTTGTGTATTTTGTGGGTCGAGTATGGGGCAAAATCCCGACTACGAGAAAGCAGCAGTAGAGTTAGGGACTGCGATCGGCGATCGCGGTATCAATCTCGTTTACGGAGGTAGCCATCTAGGATTAATGGGCGCTGTTGCAGATGCCGCACTTGCCGCAGGAGGAGAAGTCTTCGGCATCATTCCAGGTTTTTTGGCATCTAAGGAACTCGCGCATCAGCGGTTAACCCGATTGGAAACGGTAGAGTCGATGCACGATCGCAAGGCCAGAATGGTAGAGCTTTCAGATGCATTTATCGCACTGCCGGGAGGTTACGGCACGTTAGAGGAGTTTTGCGAAGTGCTGACTTGGGCACAATTGGGTTTGCATCAGAAGCCGCAAGGATTGCTGAATGTTGCAGGGTACTACAATTCGCTGTTGCAGTTCTTTGATCAAGCGGTGGCAGAGAAGCTGGTGCGTTCGATTCATCGCGCTTTAGTGATTGAGGCAACAGAGCCAGGGGTGTTGCTCGATCGTTTGTCTGCCTACCAACCGCAGACTGTGGATAAGTGGATTAAGCAAGAGGAAGTTTAG
- a CDS encoding CO2 hydration protein, whose translation MNMPAPTKTKLPPSQHPFAEVIHRLEAGGAMLPDTPENLMQIIGLYKAYAVPMDFYWRDLLYIGEQVFLNPLPVFKYFISDEYMKRHNHYAGDDADLRIWRGTAEAHPELIEFMEKGELNKKLPRALHHLWHDRINMEFAEECMRAMLWHRGMYVPVNQFDPYLDSDEYKANADRAIKAYFRKNPVMAGLYKLFPDMFLEQCRQASYYANLGLFWEVMAPVFFEMSDLYDEGKIASVPQAMDFLVNGIFAIAGRPIYHHVYIDGECYEIIPKSKGFTWLYEAALPYVEAVFYRTSPFRGTKSYNAQAGQVPFDQKDFHYGVLYADKFPVGTAGIPPTFLAQDMLHFLPPYLVEYYKQHCRGEDDMLVQLAVSFQRSMYCVTSAVIQALRAALLYPLDDTNPNHLMANRRFFESQLDRFLRPESRIREIQSQDYR comes from the coding sequence ATGAATATGCCCGCTCCCACTAAAACCAAGCTTCCTCCCTCACAGCACCCGTTTGCGGAAGTGATCCATCGCCTCGAAGCAGGCGGCGCAATGCTTCCCGACACGCCTGAAAACCTGATGCAGATTATTGGACTGTACAAAGCGTATGCAGTACCAATGGACTTCTACTGGCGCGATTTGCTCTACATTGGTGAGCAAGTCTTCCTCAATCCGCTGCCCGTCTTCAAGTATTTCATCTCGGATGAGTACATGAAGCGTCACAACCACTATGCAGGCGACGATGCAGATTTGCGAATTTGGCGCGGTACCGCAGAAGCGCATCCAGAACTGATTGAGTTCATGGAAAAAGGCGAGCTGAACAAGAAGTTACCCCGCGCCTTGCATCACCTCTGGCACGATCGTATCAATATGGAGTTCGCGGAAGAGTGTATGCGGGCGATGCTGTGGCACCGAGGCATGTATGTTCCGGTGAATCAGTTCGATCCGTACCTCGATAGCGATGAGTACAAGGCAAATGCCGATCGAGCGATCAAGGCATACTTCCGCAAGAATCCGGTGATGGCAGGCTTGTACAAACTGTTCCCCGATATGTTCTTAGAGCAGTGCCGTCAAGCTTCCTATTATGCGAATCTCGGATTGTTCTGGGAAGTCATGGCTCCGGTGTTCTTCGAGATGTCGGACTTATATGATGAAGGCAAAATCGCGTCGGTTCCACAAGCGATGGACTTCTTGGTGAATGGAATCTTCGCGATCGCAGGTCGCCCAATCTATCACCACGTTTACATTGATGGTGAATGCTACGAAATCATTCCCAAATCGAAAGGATTTACTTGGCTATACGAAGCAGCTTTACCTTACGTGGAAGCTGTGTTCTACAGAACGTCTCCGTTCCGAGGTACGAAGTCTTATAACGCCCAAGCAGGACAAGTTCCATTTGATCAGAAAGACTTCCATTATGGCGTTCTGTACGCAGATAAATTTCCGGTTGGAACCGCTGGAATTCCGCCGACATTCTTGGCTCAAGATATGTTGCATTTCTTGCCACCTTACTTGGTGGAATATTACAAGCAGCATTGTCGAGGTGAAGACGATATGCTGGTGCAGCTCGCTGTCAGTTTCCAGCGATCGATGTATTGCGTCACCTCTGCGGTAATTCAAGCGTTGCGAGCTGCATTGCTGTATCCGCTCGATGACACTAATCCAAATCACCTGATGGCAAATCGACGCTTCTTTGAATCGCAGCTCGATCGTTTCTTACGCCCTGAGTCGCGAATTCGTGAGATTCAGAGCCAAGACTACCGGTAA
- a CDS encoding response regulator transcription factor, translated as MDKIRVVLIEDHDLTRFGIRALLKEQGIELVGEARDARSGLNLIRSVQPDIAIVDIGLPDMTGIELTQQFRAEAESPDTKILIMTMHDDEEMVLAAFAAGADSYCMKDISGSRLAEAIQTTAGGNAWIDPAIARIVLSQVKVGQPAVATTVTINRLSSEDSGMISDYPLTTRELDVLELIVDGRSNAEIAERLYITIGTVKTHVRNILNKLCVNDRTQIAVRALRAGLIK; from the coding sequence ATGGATAAGATTCGAGTTGTACTGATTGAAGATCATGATCTGACTCGGTTTGGTATTCGTGCGCTCCTGAAAGAGCAAGGAATCGAACTGGTCGGAGAAGCGCGTGATGCTCGATCGGGATTAAACCTGATTCGCTCGGTTCAGCCGGATATTGCCATCGTAGATATTGGCTTACCCGACATGACAGGAATTGAGCTGACCCAACAATTTAGAGCCGAAGCCGAGTCACCGGACACCAAAATCTTGATCATGACGATGCACGATGATGAGGAGATGGTGCTGGCAGCGTTTGCCGCAGGTGCGGACTCATACTGCATGAAGGATATCAGCGGTAGCCGCTTGGCAGAAGCCATTCAAACGACCGCAGGGGGAAATGCTTGGATCGATCCGGCGATCGCTCGAATCGTTCTCTCCCAGGTGAAGGTTGGACAGCCTGCTGTTGCCACAACCGTCACGATCAATCGGCTTTCTTCAGAAGACAGCGGCATGATCTCAGATTATCCGCTGACGACTCGCGAACTCGATGTGCTGGAACTGATTGTAGACGGGCGTAGTAACGCTGAGATTGCGGAGCGGCTTTACATTACGATCGGAACTGTGAAAACGCACGTTCGTAACATTCTGAACAAGCTGTGTGTGAACGATCGGACTCAAATCGCAGTCCGAGCATTGCGGGCAGGATTAATCAAATAG
- a CDS encoding Coenzyme F420 hydrogenase/dehydrogenase, beta subunit C-terminal domain, which translates to MTLVPHKKAKALKPSSRRPAKELCSECGLCDTYYIHYVKEACAFINQQIPSLEEQTHGRSRDLENADDLYFGVHQEMIAARKTEPIAGAQWTGIVSTIAIEMLTRGLVEGVVCVQNTKDDRFQPHPIIATTPEEILAARVNKPTLSPNLSVLEQIEQSGMKRLLVIGVGCQIQALRAVEKEIGLEKLYVLGTPCTDNVTREGLQKFLDTTSRSPETVVYYEFMQDFQVHFKHEDGSTELVPFFGLKTNQLKDVFAPSCLSCFDYVNSLADLVVGYMGAPFGWQWIVVRNDRGQEMLDLVQDQIQTQPVMSKGDRRQAVQQSIPAYDKGVTLPMWAAKLMGVVIEKIGPKGLEYARFSIDSHFTRNYLYVKRNHPEKLEQHVPGYAKKIVSQYKLPE; encoded by the coding sequence ATGACCCTGGTTCCTCATAAAAAAGCAAAAGCACTCAAACCTTCGAGTCGCCGTCCTGCGAAAGAACTGTGTAGTGAATGTGGACTCTGTGATACCTACTATATTCATTATGTGAAGGAAGCTTGTGCGTTTATCAATCAACAAATTCCTTCCCTAGAAGAACAGACCCACGGGCGCAGTCGAGATCTAGAGAATGCGGACGATCTGTATTTTGGAGTGCATCAAGAGATGATAGCGGCCCGCAAAACTGAGCCGATCGCGGGGGCACAGTGGACAGGAATTGTGAGCACGATCGCCATTGAGATGCTGACCCGCGGACTTGTAGAAGGCGTAGTCTGTGTGCAAAACACGAAGGACGATCGCTTTCAGCCGCACCCGATTATTGCAACAACTCCTGAAGAAATTCTGGCAGCACGAGTCAACAAGCCGACGCTTTCGCCGAATCTTTCGGTCTTGGAGCAAATCGAACAGTCAGGAATGAAACGGCTTCTAGTGATTGGAGTCGGATGTCAAATTCAGGCTCTGCGGGCAGTTGAGAAAGAGATAGGGCTAGAAAAGCTGTATGTATTAGGAACGCCCTGTACCGATAATGTCACCCGCGAAGGCTTACAGAAATTTCTGGATACCACCAGCCGATCGCCTGAAACGGTCGTGTATTACGAATTCATGCAGGATTTCCAAGTCCACTTCAAGCACGAGGATGGCTCAACCGAATTAGTACCGTTCTTCGGCTTGAAAACCAACCAACTCAAAGATGTGTTTGCGCCCTCGTGTTTAAGCTGCTTTGACTATGTGAATTCACTCGCGGATTTGGTTGTGGGATATATGGGTGCGCCATTCGGCTGGCAATGGATTGTGGTCAGAAACGATCGGGGTCAAGAAATGCTTGATTTAGTTCAAGATCAAATTCAAACTCAGCCGGTGATGTCAAAGGGCGATCGCCGTCAAGCGGTTCAGCAGAGTATTCCTGCATACGATAAAGGCGTGACGTTACCCATGTGGGCAGCAAAGCTGATGGGTGTTGTGATCGAGAAAATTGGCCCTAAAGGATTGGAGTATGCTCGATTCTCGATCGATTCGCATTTTACTCGCAACTATCTATATGTGAAACGCAATCATCCTGAAAAGCTAGAACAGCACGTTCCCGGTTATGCCAAAAAGATTGTGAGCCAATACAAGCTGCCTGAGTGA
- a CDS encoding RDD family protein, with translation MSLFNRIKIRTPESVELEFTLAGIGNRTIALVVDYLIWGAVLIGVLIFWSVLSFQLQRYFPTVDNLELWLTAIAILISFAVYTGYFVFFETLWRGQTPGKRYSKIRVIRDDGQPVGAAQAILRALIRPIDDTFFIGMLLIILTKHEKRLGDLIAGTLVIQEERSIAASTFAVSTEAESLADQLLATQNLNALLPDDFAVIREYLQRRSMLAPTARTDLSLKLARQARDLIGMQELPFQMTPDLFLEAVYLAYQKRD, from the coding sequence ATGAGCTTGTTTAATCGCATCAAAATCCGAACTCCCGAAAGCGTCGAATTAGAGTTTACGCTGGCGGGAATTGGCAATCGCACGATCGCGCTTGTGGTTGATTATCTAATCTGGGGGGCGGTGCTGATTGGGGTACTGATTTTTTGGAGTGTCTTGTCGTTTCAGCTTCAGCGGTATTTTCCTACAGTTGATAATCTTGAACTCTGGCTGACTGCGATCGCGATTCTGATTTCATTTGCGGTGTACACGGGATATTTTGTTTTTTTTGAGACGTTGTGGCGGGGACAAACCCCAGGAAAACGATACAGTAAAATTCGCGTCATTCGAGATGATGGGCAACCTGTAGGAGCCGCGCAAGCAATTCTTCGGGCGCTGATTCGTCCGATCGATGACACTTTTTTTATCGGAATGCTGTTGATTATTCTGACTAAACACGAGAAACGATTGGGCGATTTGATCGCGGGAACATTAGTGATTCAAGAAGAACGCTCGATCGCGGCTTCCACGTTTGCGGTTTCTACTGAAGCAGAATCTTTGGCAGATCAATTGCTGGCAACTCAGAATTTGAATGCACTCCTTCCTGACGATTTTGCAGTGATTCGCGAGTATTTGCAGCGACGATCGATGTTAGCTCCTACAGCAAGGACTGATTTAAGTTTGAAGCTAGCGCGACAAGCGAGAGACTTGATCGGAATGCAGGAGCTACCGTTTCAAATGACACCGGATCTTTTTCTAGAAGCAGTTTATCTGGCGTATCAAAAGCGAGACTGA
- a CDS encoding DUF975 domain-containing protein, with product MSNLNPTNPIQPLSVGDVVSAGVRIYRSNLKRYLILVLRSYLWIFVPIYGWAKSAEISGRISRLAYQELINQPETLTEAEQKTKPQLWNFFGAALLLGLIYTGLYMAFAIAFLILIGLTAVFVAANPVLGLIGGLLMAALVIAAIFVFIRVFSRLLIYEVPLAVEENVDATTSLSRSWNLTKGSVGRIQWIVIVAFLLTLIVNIPSQIAGAAMPTGDTVDPGVAAIALLLFVVVSLASSALITPFWQVIKAVIYYDLRSRREGLGLELRDHG from the coding sequence ATGTCTAATCTCAATCCAACTAACCCAATTCAACCGCTCAGTGTTGGGGATGTCGTTAGCGCGGGTGTTCGCATTTATCGCTCTAACCTCAAACGCTATCTGATTTTAGTCTTGAGATCCTACCTCTGGATCTTTGTTCCAATTTATGGATGGGCAAAATCTGCTGAAATTTCTGGACGCATTTCTCGCCTTGCTTATCAGGAGTTGATTAACCAACCCGAAACACTGACAGAAGCAGAGCAAAAAACGAAACCGCAACTTTGGAACTTTTTTGGGGCTGCTTTGCTGCTGGGTCTGATTTATACCGGGCTGTACATGGCATTCGCGATCGCATTTCTCATCCTAATCGGTCTAACCGCAGTATTTGTAGCAGCAAATCCGGTATTAGGTTTAATTGGTGGACTGTTGATGGCAGCATTGGTGATTGCAGCGATCTTCGTATTCATTCGAGTATTCTCACGATTGTTAATCTATGAAGTACCTTTAGCGGTTGAAGAGAATGTCGATGCAACAACTTCTCTAAGTCGAAGTTGGAATCTAACCAAGGGTTCAGTCGGTCGAATTCAGTGGATTGTCATCGTCGCGTTTCTGCTGACGTTAATCGTCAATATACCAAGCCAAATTGCGGGGGCGGCAATGCCTACAGGCGACACTGTTGATCCGGGTGTGGCAGCGATCGCGCTCTTGCTGTTTGTCGTAGTGAGTTTGGCATCAAGTGCGCTGATCACACCGTTTTGGCAGGTGATTAAAGCTGTGATTTATTATGACTTACGATCGCGTAGAGAAGGCTTGGGGTTAGAGTTGCGCGATCACGGCTAA